A single region of the Oncorhynchus kisutch isolate 150728-3 linkage group LG30, Okis_V2, whole genome shotgun sequence genome encodes:
- the LOC109874870 gene encoding E3 ubiquitin-protein ligase znrf1 — translation MGTRASRLQEDPVPSTFGKDGITRDSYRQPRCNRPTSIMVDFLGSFDDSETNHSRSEEGSDSDMGQQASIGGSPVDHKSHPSISPSSPAEDNSECKREEDCNSSPAGAVNGEHLPGEETGQVPHRTFSERLPGNRHSSGRNVSARSARMRGIHQRPVSEAWIGLYRVNNRHGNTRCPFCSKPFPGGRIEDHLLSCLTSPPLPYNMDVLSKDSGECAICLDELQQGETIARLACLCVYHKSCIDSWAKVKTCCPEHPFD, via the exons ATGGGGACAAGAGCTAGTCGTTTACAAGAGGACCCAGTGCCTTCGACTTTCGGGAAAGATGGCATCACCCGGGATTCCTATCGACAACCCCGGTGCAATAGGCCCACCAGTATTATGGTAGACTTTTTGGGGAGTTTTGACGATTCAGAGACCAACCATAGCCGATCGGAGGAGGGCAGCGATTCGGACATGGGGCAACAGGCGAGCATCGGTGGAAGCCCCGTCGACCACAAGAGCCACCCGTCCATCAGCCCATCATCACCAGCAGAAGACAACAGCGAATGCAAACGCGAGGAAGACTGCAATAGCAGTCCTGCGGGTGCTGTAAACGGGGAACATCTGCCTGGAGAGGAGACTGGCCAAGTGCCTCACCGCACTTTCTCTGAACGTTTACCCGGTAATCGACACTCTTCTGGGCGCAACGTCAGCGCAAGATCCGCACGGATGAGAGGCATCCATCAGCGCCCAGTGTCGGAGGCTTGGATTGGCCTCTACCGTGTCAACAACCGACATGGCA ATACCCGCTGTCCGTTCTGCTCCAAGCCTTTCCCGGGTGGCAGAATTGAGGATCACCTGTTGAGCTGTCtcacatctccccctctcccttacaACA TGGACGTGCTGAGTAAGGACAGCGGTGAGTGTGCCATCTGTCTGGACGAGCTGCAGCAGGGAGAGACCATCGCCCGGCTGGCCTGCCTTTGTGTCTACCACAAGAG